One window of the Babesia microti strain RI chromosome IV, complete genome genome contains the following:
- a CDS encoding MAK21, NOC1, CEBPZ, ribosome biogenesis protein MAK21 (overlaps_old_locusTagID:BBM_III07155) has product MGNDKRSRPKTWRERYKQHAWKKNKCNRPDRVKCLDLYNGKPNINVSLITSFLKAIGDKPWYESLQHMASSITNAGNDKNIDHEKMLVSGTEILRKYGKSYSINVSQVDSDERWLHKSAMGGEGVTKGDRLNSLALLLEQNPILNFFCIKKLLDIAQSNVNRDRITALNALHTLFVQRLLPNRKLLFLSQYPHILSYIHNNSFEITDTSEVTPIATQLLLLITFEHHLKLAFAVFVDILGRGISDHLFVIQKTCIDIATDLLTQHPEQEYALLQMLTRNIHNSDMKISSRVSWNLRQVTKVHKGFKKFIIELIGNTLNHILHQMNANLKSATRWRSSKYKNRREKNKGLSHKVQENLISITKLLNFLSEIQNRDDHETLESLLKVYTSFIAVFSSGKAKTIYVKEEASRVIRAMAIGLDKCLDHSSNNLAKSDIKKSIECYMDTLYKITHTNKSKATVITLLGLIYRCTIVFDLAKNRFYRLIYDKLQEIDIFDTSNEKRLYNIVHQMLSQDDNISRISAFLKRILQSSMHESNSSKSLACLIIVQNIIRNNKKLKILFKPGLDDTFDAGKRAPEFSNAESSYLWERHLLNSSYDPAIAANSRKIDGKVRKTKFFDFQKLVEEVEPHDTFRKLESLVNSNCNMQYNKIHLQVYRKFFELQPKRDKSDAYVNDDIDDEIFSSSESGSDYQDTLDAINFDQFKSQLVEHSIPKELEKILKNRSFINADELSKYL; this is encoded by the exons ATGGGTAATGACAAGAGATCGCGTCCAAAGACGTGGCGCGAACGGTACAAACAACATGCTTGGAAgaaaaataaatgtaatCGACCTGATAGGGTCAAGTGTTTGGATTTGTACAATGGTAAACCCAATATTAACGTTTCACTAATCACAAGTTTCTTAAAGGCAATTGGGGATAAACCTTGGTATGAATCACTTCAGCATATGGCATCCTCCATAACTAACGCTGGTAATGACAAAAATATTGACCATGAAAAAATGTTAGTTAGTGGTACCGAAATATTGCGCAAATACGGCAAATCTTACTCAATTAATGTATCGCAAGTTGATTCCGATGAAAGGTGGTTGCATAAGTCGGCTATGG gTGGTGAAGGAGTTACCAAGGGAGATAGATTGAATTCCCTGGCGTTACTATTGGAACAAAAtccaattttgaatttcttttgtataaaaaaattgttggaTATTGCCCAATCAAATGTGAATCGCGATAGGATAACCGCATTAAATGCATTACATACGTTATTTGTACAACGATTATTACCAAATAGAAAATTGTTGTTTCTATCACAATACCCTCACATACTATCATACATTCACAAcaattcatttgaaatCACTGATACTAGTGAAGTTACACCAATTGCTACGCAGTTACTGTTACTGATTACATTCGAACATCATTTAAAACTTGCATTTGCAGTGTTTGTGGATATTCTTGGCCGTGGCATAAGTGATCATTTATTTGTCATTCAAAAGACTTGTATTGACATTGCAACTGATTTGTTAACTCAACATCCTGAACAGGAATATGCACTGTTGCAAATGCTCACTagaaatatacataattctGACATGAAGATTTCGTCCAGAGTTTCATGGAATCTTAGGCAGGTAACCAAAGTCCACAAGGGCTTTAAGAAGTTCATAATTGAACTAATTGGGAATACACTGAACCATATTTTGCATCAAATGAATGCCAACCTTAAATCGGCTACTAGATGGAGATCCAGCAAATATAAGAATAGACGCGAAAAAAATAAGGGTTTGTCTCATAAGGTACAAGAAAACCTCATTTctataacaaaattgttaaactTTCTTTCGGAAATACAGAATAG GGATGACCATGAAACATTAGAATCACTATTAAAAGTTTATACTTCGTTCATTGCTGTTTTTTCCTCGGGAAAAgcaaaaacaatttatgtGAAAGAGGAGGCATCAAGAGTTATTCGAGCCATGGCCATTGGATTAGACAAATGTTTAGACCATTCCAGCAATAATTTGGCCAAAAGTGATATTAAAAAGAGCATAGAGTGTTACATGGATACTCTATATAAGATTACACATACGAATAAATCAAAGGCAACTGTCATTACTCTGTTGGGATTGATCTACCGATGTACCATAGTGTTTGATTTGGCCAAGAATCGATTCTACCGTCTTATCTACGACAAACTACAGGAAATTGACATATTTGACACTTCAAATGAGAAaagattatataatattgtgCACCAAATGTTATCCCAggatgataatatatcacGAATTTCTGCATTTCTCAAACGGATACTTCAATCCTCCATGCACGAGTCAAACTCATCCAAATCACTTGCGTGTCTTATCATTGtccaaaatataatacgcaataataaaaaattgaaaattttatttaaaccAGGCTTGGATGATACTTTTGATGCGGGAAAGCGTGCTCCCGAGTTTTCAAAT GCGGAAAGTAGTTATTTATGGGAGAGGCACTTGCTCAATTCATCTTATGATCCTGCAATTGCGGCCAATTCGCGAAAGATTGATGGGAAAGTTCGCAAAACTAAGTTTTTCGATTTTCAG AAGTTGGTTGAGGAAGTGGAACCACATGATACCTTTAGGAAGCTAGAAAGTCTAGTGAACTCCAATTGCAACATGcaatataacaaaataCACTTGCAAGTTTATCGCAAATTCTTTGAGTTGCAACCAAAAAGGGATAAAAGTG
- a CDS encoding hypothetical protein (overlaps_old_locusTagID:BBM_III07160), giving the protein MVNGNRAEIIKKLKLLTFLSAEEIDLICEIVVTLKEPNVQLIERIVHRLGAATCQNILTETINTLADGGLRKPDGFKRTSGGVFIALVKKRIDNDTVDFIWREQKDRQKEYKRIKRRSIAKKAANK; this is encoded by the exons ATGGTAAATGGGAATCGAGCggaaataattaaaaaattaaaattactgacatttttatcagCTGAAGAAATAGACCTCATATGCGAAATAGTGGTCACACTAAAAGAGCCAAATGTGCAACTAATTGAGCGTATAGTCCATCGCTTAGGTGCAGCAACGTGTCAAAACATATTGACAGAAACGATT AATACGCTGGCGGATGGCGGTTTGAGAAAGCCTGATGGGTTTAAACGCACATCTGGCGGAGTTTTTATAGCATTGGTAAAGAAACG GATTGACAACGATACCGTGGATTTCATTTGGAGGGAGCAGAAGGATAGGCAGAAGGAATACAAAAGGATCAAGCGACGCTCCATAGCTAAAAAAGCTGCAAATAAATAA